AACCAGGGTCTCGATCTCGTCGACAAACTTCTTCGGATCGCGATGACGATATTTGCGCCAGAACTTCCACTGCGAGCAAAACCGGCACGTAAACGGACAACCGCGCGCAAAGTTCGGGACGGCAACCCGGCAGTTGAGCGGGGTGTAGATGTATTTGTCCCAGTCGAGAAGCGACCAATCCGGCGTCAGGGTATCCAGATCCTCGATGACCGGACGCGCCGGGGTCGCGACAACCTGGCCGTCGTCGTCGATATAGGCGATACCCCAGATACGCTTGCGGTCTTGCCGATGCGTGCCTGCCTCGATGGACTGCAGGAGCGCAACCGCGATCTCCTCGCCCTCGCCGCGCACGATGTAGTCGATCCAGGGCGCCTCGCTGAACACCTGGGTGTACATAAAGGTCGGATGGATGCCGCCGAGCACGGTGACGCAGTCCGGGAGCACCTCTTTGGCGATCTGCAGCGTGGTCTGCGCCTTGTAGATCTGCGGGGTGATGGCGGTCGCCAGAACGACGTCGGGCTGGTTGACCCGGATGATCTCGCGCAGCTTGTCGTCCGGAATATCATAGGTCATGGCATCGATGAACCGGATGTTCGTCATGCCCGCGTGCTTGAGCGCACCGCCGATATAGGCAACCCAACCGGGTGGCCAGTTTCCCGCGATTTCCGCACCACCACAGTGATAGTTCGGCTGGATCATCAATATACGCATGAGAATTCCTCAGGAACGGGTCGAACGGCAAACGGCCATTCAAGCCTGACCGCATTAGTCCGATCTCGGGCGAAGCCGAACTCGTCGAGCCAGCGACACCGGCAATCACACCGAGACGCGAGGACACCGGGACGCAGTGCCTCCGCGATGCGTTGGCCTAGAGCTCGAACGTTTCCGAATCGGGTCGTTTCGTAATCGCGCCGTCCGGGCGCGCATTGCTTCATACCTTAGCTGATTCCCGAGCATCTCGATATGATTCGCGTCAACCGCGCCGGGCGCTACGACATCGTCTTTCCGACAGCCGCCGTGGCCAACATCCTTGTAAGCCTAGCCGAGTCTCGGGCTCGGATCAAAGCGCTCAAGGAATCTCCGTGATCGGTGCCCCGCCTCGACCACCCCCGACCGAACGACCGGGTGACGCCGAGACCGCCTGCTGGACCGACGCCTCTCGGGAGGCCGCCATTCTGCGGGTCGATCCATCGGAAGGCGATCCCCCCTGGCCGCGCTCCCCACCCGGCTCCCCGTCGGCGTCGCGCGGCGGCAGCGCCCAGGCCCAGAGCCTTTCGTCCGGCACGGGAAGCACGAGGAACCAGTGCTCGAGGATCCCCAGACCCAAAAGGCTCGCCACCAGGATCAGGCTCACGACCTCGAACTCGCTCGCACCCGGACTCAGCGCCCGAGACACCATCAGAACCACGATCAGGGTGGCCAGGGTCACCGAGATCGGAAACAAGAGGTTCATGCTCCGCTTGGGCATGTAGGACTTCAGGTACGCCAGATGCTCGGGCAGCCAGTCGTTCAGATTGGGAACACCCAGAAAGAGATTGAGTTTTGCGCTCCAGCGCATCAGCCAGAGAACGACGAAGGTCCAGGTTCCGACCTGATTGGGCTCGCCCCATGTGATCAAGACCAGGAAGGCCACCGCCGAGAGGACCGCAAACTCATGATAGAGGCTGGTCAGAATGGCCAGACCGAAGCGCTTCCAGGCCGCACAACCGGGCGGGCACGGCGTCTTGCGCGGCCCGGTCAGAAGACCGGTGAAATAGCTCATCTCCAAGACACCCCAAACCATCACGCCGGAGGTAAAGGCAATGTAGGCGGCGCTCAGAGAGGTTGAGGTACTGCTGACGACGAGCGCAAAGACGGCAAACGCAAGCACCGCGGAGCCGCCGAGCATCGTCCAACCGAAGGTGCGACCCGGCAAATTGTCCAAATAGAGCACGACACCCGTGCTGAACCACCAGAGCCCGAGCGCGAAAAGAACGGGGTAACCATATTCGAGCATGAAATGCGCCCTATTCTCTGGCCGACGGCGATCGGAAGACCTCTCCTTCCGAGATCACCCCTGCCCTGCAGCGAAAGACCTCGCCATCGCCGGGTCGAGGATCGACCGACGTGTCGCTCGGTAGGAGCAGATCCCGCGGACGCGGAATATCGAGGTCGGGGAGTCGGATAATAACAGGCGAGACGCCGCACGAGCATTCTTCGTGTCGTCGCGACGGCAGCCGGGCAGAGGGCAGCGCTCGCCCCCCTGCCCGGCCGCAATCTCACTGAGGCGATGGCTGTGCCGATAGGAATCGACCGACGGCGACTTCGTTCGTCGGGCCGAATGCCCTGAGGTCGATAAAGAAGTCGGTCGTTTGATCCTCCAACGTAAAACGACCGTTCTCGCGAAGGCTCAGCCGATAGGGCCCATTCAGAGCGACGCCGTGCATCCGACGCTCGCGCTCCAAGGTGCGAAGCACCCCTCGAATGAACCCGTCCTCACCCGGAGGGAGCGTTTCCAGCAGCACCCCGGACTCGGCATCGTAGACCGCCAGGTCGCCCTGGCCGACCTCGACGAAACTCAGATCGCGAACCGCAACCTCGGGTGAGACGGGAGCCTGGCTCGGATCGAAGCCGGTCAGCCGAGCGACAGCGACCGCCAGGATCGTGAAACCGATCAGCAAGGCAACCGCGATGAGCATGCCCCGCGGGAACGGACGATCATGCAATTCAGTCAAGATTCAACCTCTTCTTCAGGATGTCGGAGCAGGGTCGGATCCGGCGCGATCGTCCGAGCCCGCCTCGGCATGCGCAGCGCCCGTTTCGGTCTGGGCCAGATAGCGGTTGAGGGCATCCGAGAGGATCTCGGCGACCCGACCCACATCGGGAATGGCCCGGAGCATCGGCTGCGGTTTGGCGAAATGCCAGGGGCGAACATGCGGCCACATGACCGTATAGGACGTACGCGTGGACGCCACCAGGATGATGGGGATGTCGCCGGTATCGTCGCTATGGCGTTTCATTTGCGCGGAATGGATCTGAGCAAACGGAAAGTTCACGATCATCGGCAGTGCGACACCGAAACGCATCACCAAGCGGCGCGTCGTGATGGTGTAGACCGTAGACCTCGCCATCGCCCAAGCAAGCAGCACAAGGCCGCCGATCGAGACGACGCCGAGGGCCAGGATCCAGAGCGCACCGACCACGACCTCAGCCGCGGTCTCCCCCGCGGAGAGATCCGCGAAGATCCGCCAGACCAGAATGATGGCGAAATAGACGGCGACCTTCCGAACATGAAAGGCGCGCCGCGCCAACGCGGTCCAGCGCGGCGCGCCCTGCCAGAGCATCTCCTCGCCGGGAGGAAGATGCTCGGGCAAGCCCCGAATGGGCTCGGACTCATACTCTCTCACAGCAGAGGCTCAGACCGATCCGCAGCTGCGTAAAGTTGGCCACCGGCATAGTATGCGCAGACCTTGTCCTCTTCGTAGAGGGTGACCTGATCGGGCTTGGCCAGACCCGGCACGTTCGCGAAGTGCTTGCCGGCGATCGACTTGACATTGACCTTGCGGTTTTTCTTGTCGAAGCGCGTGAAGTTGATCGGCAGCAGGACCTGCTTACCGCCTTTCGCGACCTTCACCTCGAGATACCGGATCTGCGGCTCGGAACGATCGACCCAGACGTCGGTCACGGTTCCGCCGACTTCCCCGTCGAATCCGACAACCGTCATACCGCGCGGATCCGGATCCTTCTCGGCGATCGAGAAATCGGTGGCGACGCGCAGCGGGACGATCTTGGGCGCGCCCTCGAAGGTCAGATCCGGGTGCTTTGCGCGATCCGGGGAAGCGGACGGACCGAAACCGGACAGCATCGGATCGCCGTTCGGGATGAGCGGCGAGCCCGCGCCCGGCTGAGCCGGCGTGGCATTGATCTTCTCTGCGGCCTCGACACGCGGCACGGAGAAGCTTCCGCCGTTGTGCGGAAGCACATAGGTCTTCGGCTTCGGCATGGACGGGAAACCTTCGATCTTGACCTTACCGCCACGCGTGGACTCGAGCGGATAGCCTTCCCGCTTGTTCTCGCGATGCAAATAGAAGACAAGCCCGGCGAAGAAGAACCAGAAGACATAGAGAACGATCTGGGCGACGTCGATATAGCTGGTGATGGCTGCTGTCATGAGGTGACCTCCGTAGGACGAAAGACTAACCGCGAGAACCGGTTAGGCCGAAGCGCGATAACTGCCGATGACCGGGTTCGTTCGGGGGAGCGACGAGCGGATCAATGGCGGCCAACGCGGGGAAATATGCTCTGGATCTCGATGTGATAGACGCCCCCCTAGCCAGTGAAAGGACCGGAACTTGCCGGCCCGAGACGACACCCGAGCGCCGCGCCGCAACAGGCAGCGGAGCCATACGCATGGGCGCACGAACGGCAGTCTCGAAACACCACACGCGACTGCTCACGCAGGCACCAGCTCCAGCGCCTGCGAGGTATAAAAACCGACGGCGATCCGCCGGGTCCGCTGCGGATGCCAGCCCGCGAGGGCCGGATCGCCGGCCAAGAGTGCTCGCAGCCGATCCGGTCCGACCGGCACGATCGCAGGCGAACGGTTGCCGCGCGGAAAGAGCTGCCCGACGGCGTGCATCACGGCCAGCGCGGGCGTCTTGGGTGCGAAGGTGAAGAGGATCGAGCCGCCGGTTCGTGCGGCCAGCCCGGCCAACACCTTCACCACATCCGCCGGAACGTAATGGATCAAGGAATCCATGGCGACCACATGATCGAATCGGCCGTGCGCCGGGTCGAGCATGTCGCCGGCCTCGAAATGGACCGACCCTGGACCGAGGTCCTTCGGGGTACGCTCCTGCGCGATCTGGATCAGGGTCGGTGCGACGTCGATGGCGACGACCTCCGCACCGCGGCGTGCCGCCTCGAAGGCCAAGGCACCCGTCCCGCAACCGGCGTCGAGCAGACGTTTACCCGTCAAATCGGCGGGCAGCCAATTCAACAGGGTCGCCCGCATGTCGTCGCGGCCGGCGCGCACGGTCGCCCGGATGCGGCTGACCTTCACGTCGGATGTCAGCTTGCGCCAGGCGTCGGCCGCGGTGCGATCGAAATAGGTTTCGATCTCTTCGCGGCGCTCTTGATACGAGCCGTTGGCCATCAATCGAACCCCAGAAAATCAAAGATATCGCGGTCGCGCATGGGCTGCGCGTCCAATGGCTCGACCCCGTCCCACAGCATCTGGGCAAGGCGAAGATACTCGGACTTGGCATGCTCGAGTCCGTCTGCGTCGTCCATCTCGAACAGGGTCGACTTCTTCAGACGACTGCGCCGGATGACGTCCAGGTCAGGCAGATGGGCAAGCCGCTTCAGACCCACCGCATCGTTGAAACGGTCGATCTCGTCGGTATTCACGCTGCGGTTGGCGATGACGCCGCCGATGCGCACGCCGTAATGCTTGGCCTTGGCCTGGATCGCCGCCGCGATGCGGTTCATCGCGAAGATCGAGTCGAAGTCGTTGGCGGTGACGATCAGCGCACGCTCGGCATGTTGCAGCGGCGCGGCAAACCCCCCGCAGACGACGTCGCCGAGCACGTCGAAGACCACCACGTCGGTGTCTTCCAGCAGGTGATGCTGCTTGAGCAGCTTCACGGTCTGGCCGACCACATAGCCGCCGCAGCCGGTGCCGGCCGGCGGACCACCCGCCTCCACGCACATCACGCCGTTGTAGCCCTCATAGACATAGTCGCTCGGGCGCAGCTCCTCGGCATGGAAGTCCACGGATTCGAGGATGTCGATCACCGTCGGAACCAGGCACTTGGTCAGCGTAAAGGTCGAGTCGTGCTTCGGGTCACAGCCGATCTGCAGGACGCGCTTGCCGAGCTTGGAAAAAGCGACCGACAGGTTCGACGAGGTCGTGCTCTTGCCGATACCGCCCTTGCCGTAGACGGCAAAGACTTTGGCTGTATCGATCCGGATATCCGGATCGAGCTGGACCTGGACGCTGCCCTCGCCGTCCGGGTGCCGTGTGAAGTCGCCGAGCATGCCGGCCGGGATCTCTTGGATCGTCACGCAGCGGCCTCCTCGACAATGCCTTCAAGACGGTCTTCAAGCTCCTCGCCGGCCAGACGCAGCGCCTCGAGCGTGGCCGCATCGGGCGACCAGTAGTTACGCTCGTGGGCCTCGATCAGACGGTTCGCGACCTTGGCCGATGCCGTCGGGTTGAGCTGCGCCAGACGGTTGCGCATCT
The sequence above is drawn from the Thiocapsa rosea genome and encodes:
- the puhE gene encoding putative photosynthetic complex assembly protein PuhE, with the protein product MLEYGYPVLFALGLWWFSTGVVLYLDNLPGRTFGWTMLGGSAVLAFAVFALVVSSTSTSLSAAYIAFTSGVMVWGVLEMSYFTGLLTGPRKTPCPPGCAAWKRFGLAILTSLYHEFAVLSAVAFLVLITWGEPNQVGTWTFVVLWLMRWSAKLNLFLGVPNLNDWLPEHLAYLKSYMPKRSMNLLFPISVTLATLIVVLMVSRALSPGASEFEVVSLILVASLLGLGILEHWFLVLPVPDERLWAWALPPRDADGEPGGERGQGGSPSDGSTRRMAASREASVQQAVSASPGRSVGGGRGGAPITEIP
- the puhC gene encoding photosynthetic complex assembly protein PuhC, which gives rise to MTELHDRPFPRGMLIAVALLIGFTILAVAVARLTGFDPSQAPVSPEVAVRDLSFVEVGQGDLAVYDAESGVLLETLPPGEDGFIRGVLRTLERERRMHGVALNGPYRLSLRENGRFTLEDQTTDFFIDLRAFGPTNEVAVGRFLSAQPSPQ
- the puhB gene encoding photosynthetic complex putative assembly protein PuhB; the encoded protein is MREYESEPIRGLPEHLPPGEEMLWQGAPRWTALARRAFHVRKVAVYFAIILVWRIFADLSAGETAAEVVVGALWILALGVVSIGGLVLLAWAMARSTVYTITTRRLVMRFGVALPMIVNFPFAQIHSAQMKRHSDDTGDIPIILVASTRTSYTVMWPHVRPWHFAKPQPMLRAIPDVGRVAEILSDALNRYLAQTETGAAHAEAGSDDRAGSDPAPTS
- the puhA gene encoding photosynthetic reaction center subunit H; the protein is MTAAITSYIDVAQIVLYVFWFFFAGLVFYLHRENKREGYPLESTRGGKVKIEGFPSMPKPKTYVLPHNGGSFSVPRVEAAEKINATPAQPGAGSPLIPNGDPMLSGFGPSASPDRAKHPDLTFEGAPKIVPLRVATDFSIAEKDPDPRGMTVVGFDGEVGGTVTDVWVDRSEPQIRYLEVKVAKGGKQVLLPINFTRFDKKNRKVNVKSIAGKHFANVPGLAKPDQVTLYEEDKVCAYYAGGQLYAAADRSEPLL
- the bchM gene encoding magnesium protoporphyrin IX methyltransferase gives rise to the protein MANGSYQERREEIETYFDRTAADAWRKLTSDVKVSRIRATVRAGRDDMRATLLNWLPADLTGKRLLDAGCGTGALAFEAARRGAEVVAIDVAPTLIQIAQERTPKDLGPGSVHFEAGDMLDPAHGRFDHVVAMDSLIHYVPADVVKVLAGLAARTGGSILFTFAPKTPALAVMHAVGQLFPRGNRSPAIVPVGPDRLRALLAGDPALAGWHPQRTRRIAVGFYTSQALELVPA
- the bchL gene encoding ferredoxin:protochlorophyllide reductase (ATP-dependent) iron-sulfur ATP-binding protein, producing MTIQEIPAGMLGDFTRHPDGEGSVQVQLDPDIRIDTAKVFAVYGKGGIGKSTTSSNLSVAFSKLGKRVLQIGCDPKHDSTFTLTKCLVPTVIDILESVDFHAEELRPSDYVYEGYNGVMCVEAGGPPAGTGCGGYVVGQTVKLLKQHHLLEDTDVVVFDVLGDVVCGGFAAPLQHAERALIVTANDFDSIFAMNRIAAAIQAKAKHYGVRIGGVIANRSVNTDEIDRFNDAVGLKRLAHLPDLDVIRRSRLKKSTLFEMDDADGLEHAKSEYLRLAQMLWDGVEPLDAQPMRDRDIFDFLGFD